In Acropora muricata isolate sample 2 chromosome 11, ASM3666990v1, whole genome shotgun sequence, one DNA window encodes the following:
- the LOC136890032 gene encoding alpha-1B adrenergic receptor-like — protein MNVSNSTIQANESSTIATGFLPYATGYSKLHEVIYAFLYLAEIAIAVIALAGNFVVVYAFVFYRKLRTSVTNYFVVSLAISDILTTGFVTTFQLDATRKGHQWTHGEFMCGLYTTMYLLAVPSSVINLCAVTVDRYLVLKMPLRYNSLMTPRRAILIICCLWVYAIVWACLPVMGWKIDFPAVEDGFCYYVSTKHYNVAVNIVNFVLPMVFMAIFWSLIYGIVSQHVQRVIEQETNISLNTNESSNTSSYTVQFNSKGELILPKRKKKTEKKRMRRIVRGSRYIGLIVVLFYICWLPFVTLSLVGNLCQSCVQVIPVVLYDVFLTMGFLNSALNPFLYPFHHKHFKEACKMIWKKFKTKLYFKSFY, from the coding sequence ATGAACGTCTCAAACTCAACGATTCAAGCAAACGAGTCCTCAACAATTGCCACAGGATTTCTGCCGTATGCAACTGGTTACAGCAAATTGCATGAAGTGATCTATGCTTTTCTGTACCTGGCAGAAATTGCCATCGCAGTGATAGCCCTCGCAGGCAACTTCGTCGTAGTCTACGCGTTTGTATTCTACAGAAAGTTAAGAACCAGCGTTACAAACTACTTCGTCGTATCACTGGCAATATCCGACATATTAACAACAGGGTTCGTCACCACTTTTCAGTTGGACGCAACTCGAAAAGGTCACCAATGGACTCACGGCGAGTTTATGTGTGGTCTCTATACCACAATGTATTTACTCGCCGTGCCGAGTTCGGTTATCAACTTGTGCGCTGTCACCGTGGATCGATATTTAGTGCTAAAGATGCCTCTGAGATACAACTCTCTCATGACTCCTAGAAGAGCTATCCTAATAATCTGCTGCTTGTGGGTTTACGCTATAGTTTGGGCGTGTCTGCCCGTGATGGGATGGAAGATAGATTTCCCTGCTGTTGAAGACGGCTTCTGTTATTACGTGTCGACAAAACACTACAACGTCGCCGTGAACATTGTTAACTTCGTCCTTCCCATGGTTTTTATGGCAATCTTCTGGTCTCTGATCTACGGGATTGTTTCGCAGCACGTTCAGAGAGTCATTGAACAAGAGACCAACATTTCCTTGAACACCAACGAGTCCTCAAACACCAGCAGCTACACCGTGCAATTCAACTCAAAGGGAGAATTAAttcttccaaaaagaaaaaagaaaacagagaagAAAAGAATGAGGAGAATAGTTCGAGGGTCCAGATACATCGGCCTCATTGTTGTGCTGTTTTATATCTGTTGGTTGCCTTTCGTAACACTCAGCTTGGTGGGAAACCTGTGCCAATCTTGCGTTCAAGTCATTCCCGTTGTACTTTACGACGTGTTTCTCACTATGGGATTTTTAAATTCTGCTCTCAACCCATTTTTGTATCCGTTTCATCACAAACATTTCAAAGAAGCCTGCAAGATGATCTGGAAAAAGTTTAAAACGAAGCTATACTTCAAAAGTTTCTATTGA